The genome window CGTGATAGAGACCTTCGACGGCGTGACGTAGTGGCAAGCTGTCGAACTTCGCGATCACTGGGGAGGTGGCGGAGATGATGGGTTTCTTTTCCGGCGGTTCGGCGTAGCGCACCCAGCAGAATTGCCAACGACATTCGGAGGTGGCGTAGAAGGCGTTCATGGTGTGCGGCGGCAAGAGACAGGCGGTGCCGGGAGCGCAGACTTGCCAGTGGCCATCGATGAGGACTTTGCCGCGTCCACCGAAGCAGGCGAGGAGATAGGTGCCGCTCTGATCCTTACGCACGACGCGGTAAGGGACCTTCGCATTCGCGATGCCGACGTGAGCGATCTGGTGCAGGCCGAGGGTGTTGCAGACGCGAGCTTCTTGCAGCCACTGGCGGGGGTCGTGAGTGTCAGCGCGGACGACGCATTGATGTGTGTCGTCGCCGATGATGTGCGTTTCCGATAGCTTTTCGTGCTTCCCACTCATGGCTGGTGCTTAGTGTGTGCCTATACTACAGTCACTGAACCGGATTGCACGATTAAACAACATCTGACTTTTGCTTTATGCCGAATCCATGGACTGGAAAAGGAAATCCTTACACGCGCAAAGAAGTGGTGGAACGCCTGCGGGCCGTGGTGAAGAAGGGTGACGCCATCATCGCAGCGGGTGCGGGTACGGGCATCAGCGCGAAGTTCATCGAGAAGGGTGGCGCGGACCTCGTGATCATCTATAACTCCGGCCGTTTCCGCATGATGGGCCATGGTTCGACGTGCGGCATGATGGCGTATGGCGACGCAAACGCGATCGCGATGGAGATCGGCGAATACGAAGTGCTGCCGGTGGTGGAAGAGGTGCCGGTGATCTGCGGTGTGCACGCGACGGATCCGCGCCGCCGCATGTGGCACTGGTTGGGGCGCATCAAGGAAATGGGCTTCAGCGGGGTAAACAATTTCCCGACGCACACGATCGTGGACGGTCATTTCCGCGGCGTGCTGGAAGAAACAGGCATGAGTGTGAAGAAGGAGTATGAGATGGTCGCGCTGGCTCGCCGTATGGATTTGTTCTCGGTGGTTTACGTGGGTTCTCCGGAAGAGGCTGTCGAGATGGCAAAGGCGGGTGCGGATGCGATCATCGCGCATGTAGGCACGACGGTGGGTGGTTCGATCGGTGTGACTAAGTCCGTGGTGTCATGGGATTTCACGATCAAGCGCACGCAAGAGATCATTGATGCCGCGAGCCGTGTGCGGAAGGACATCTTCTTCCTGTGCCATGGCGGACCAATCAACACGCCGCAAGATGCGGATCGCGTGATGAAGAACACGGATGCCGTGGGTTTCGTGGGTGCAAGCTCGCTGGAGCGCATGGGCGTGGAGGCTTCATTGACGAATTTGACGAAGGAATTTAAGGCGTTGAAAGCTCCGGCAGCGAAGAAGTTTGGGAAGAAGAAGTAGCTTCTTTTCACCACGGAGGCACGGAGAGCGCGGAGTTTGGAGACATGGAACTGGTTTCCAAAGAGATTACGGAGCAAGTGATCGGTGCCGCAATCGAAGTGCATCGGGCGCTAGGGCCGGGGCTTTTAGAGTCGGCCTATGAAGCCAGTCTTTGTCATGAATTGAGTTTGAGACGGCTGGCTTTTCAGACTCAAGTTGCGCTGCCGGTTGCTTACAAAAGCATCAAACTGGATTGTGGTTATCGGCTCGATATGGTGGTTGCCGGATCTGTGGTGGTTGAGATAAAGGCCGTCGAAAAACTGGAGCCAGTTCATGAAGCGCAATTGCTGACTTACATGAAGTTGGGTGGATACAAAGTGGGGCTGTTGATTAATTTTAACGTCCCGCTATTAAGAGATGGCATAGTGCGTCGGGTGCTTTGACTCTGTGTTCTCAGTGTCTCCGTGGTTAATTAATATTATGCAAAAGCATGTTTTCATCAGTGCGGCGCAGGCGATGACAGAAGAGTTCAAGGGGCGCACGAATCATTGGCTGTGCCGCCCTGAGATCGCGAACTGCAAGGACCTGCAGATCTGCCGCGCGACGTTGCCACCGGGTGAGGGACATGATTTTCATACGCATCCGGAACTGGAGGAAGTGCTCTATGTGTTGGAAGGACAGTTAGAGCAGTGGGTGGAGAAAGAGATGAAAGTGCTCAACCCTGGTGAGTTGGCGGTGATCCCGGCGGGTGTGGTGCATGCTTCGTTCAATCCGACGAAGAAGGATGTGACCTTTCTCGCGATCCTTTCGCCAGCAGCGGCGAAAGGACCCTTTGCAGTGGATGTGAGTGGCGAAGAGCCGTGGAAGTCTTTGCGGAAGAAATAAGGCGCATCAGTCCGGCATGCG of Verrucomicrobiia bacterium contains these proteins:
- a CDS encoding GxxExxY protein produces the protein MELVSKEITEQVIGAAIEVHRALGPGLLESAYEASLCHELSLRRLAFQTQVALPVAYKSIKLDCGYRLDMVVAGSVVVEIKAVEKLEPVHEAQLLTYMKLGGYKVGLLINFNVPLLRDGIVRRVL
- a CDS encoding cupin domain-containing protein; this translates as MQKHVFISAAQAMTEEFKGRTNHWLCRPEIANCKDLQICRATLPPGEGHDFHTHPELEEVLYVLEGQLEQWVEKEMKVLNPGELAVIPAGVVHASFNPTKKDVTFLAILSPAAAKGPFAVDVSGEEPWKSLRKK
- a CDS encoding AraC family transcriptional regulator — encoded protein: MSGKHEKLSETHIIGDDTHQCVVRADTHDPRQWLQEARVCNTLGLHQIAHVGIANAKVPYRVVRKDQSGTYLLACFGGRGKVLIDGHWQVCAPGTACLLPPHTMNAFYATSECRWQFCWVRYAEPPEKKPIISATSPVIAKFDSLPLRHAVEGLYHECGAGNSPSALHHWVELIQSYVLQFAQPWQGDDRLWRLWHQVINELDQEWTLDRLASISHVSSEHLRRLCRRQLGRSPMQQVTFLRMQRAAELLSVNNDKIEVIAASVGYQNPFVFSTTFKKWIGWRPSEFRAKQNASAKRH
- a CDS encoding phosphoenolpyruvate hydrolase family protein, whose translation is MPNPWTGKGNPYTRKEVVERLRAVVKKGDAIIAAGAGTGISAKFIEKGGADLVIIYNSGRFRMMGHGSTCGMMAYGDANAIAMEIGEYEVLPVVEEVPVICGVHATDPRRRMWHWLGRIKEMGFSGVNNFPTHTIVDGHFRGVLEETGMSVKKEYEMVALARRMDLFSVVYVGSPEEAVEMAKAGADAIIAHVGTTVGGSIGVTKSVVSWDFTIKRTQEIIDAASRVRKDIFFLCHGGPINTPQDADRVMKNTDAVGFVGASSLERMGVEASLTNLTKEFKALKAPAAKKFGKKK